In Luteolibacter rhizosphaerae, the genomic window AGCGGAGCCGGGGCTCCTTCCAAGTAAGTAGACAATTGATGATTGCCAGCGGCACGAAGAACATCGCGATCCGCAGACATAGCCAGGTGCTCAAGCGGTCGACATACTGTTTCCCCGTCTCTTGCGGATCCCGCTTGAAGATGCTTCTCGGAGCATCAGCAGCCGACGTCTCCTGCCGATCCCGCAGGGAGGTAGTCGGCCCACGGGCTTGGGCGCGGATCTTTCCCTGCCGCGTCTTCCTTTTCTTGCTCATGCTCAGGAAGCCACCGCGATCTTGCCTTCCAGTCCGGCGAGGCGTGTGACGAGCTCCGCACGGCGGTCGGCATAGAGCTTCCCGGAGGCGGCGTAGGCACGGGCCCGCAGCAGCTCGAAGAGGTAGTGATGACGGGTGATGAAGAAGCCTACGACCAGAGGAATGGGAATGAACCACAAGGTGAAGGCCCCGAAGAGAACGGTGGCCACGAGGGTGCCCAGGCCGCCGATCACCGCGTAGCCCAACGCGGTATTCTCATCCGGCGGATCGTAGTTGCCCGTGCCATCCGGTGTGCCCACCGAGCGCTTGTAGCGTTCCCAAGCGAGATCGAGGTCTTTCAGGGTCTTGCGCAGGTTCACCACATCCTTCGCGGTTTCCGGACCGGGATCGAGGGCGAACTGCAGGGTCGAGGAGCAATACTCGCAGACAATGGTGCGCGAGGTCTTCCGACGCGGCAGCGGGGCGCCGCAGCCTTTGCAAGAGAGCTTCTCGATCGCGGAGGACACGCGGGGAGACAAGCATAACTCCCGGGCCGCTACGATTGGAAAATGGCGGATGGAGTGGAGAGTCTCCACGACATACCACCTACCCGCTTCTGGAATTGATGGGCCCGAGGAGGAGATTTCTCGCCACCACGGCGGCGACCATGAATAGTGGCGAACATGGAATGGAAGGGAAACCGGGAAAGCGATAACGTGGATGACGCGCGCGGCAGGAGTGCCGGAGGCGGCGGGACCCGCATGGGCGGCGGAGCGCTCGGCCTTCTCACCTTCATCGGCCGGACCTTCGGCATCAAGGGGGTTATCGCCGGGGTGGTGCTTGCCTTCTTTTTGGTCAAGTGCGGCATCATCGACCTGAACACCCTTCTCGGCGGAGGGGCTGTTGGCCCGGCCCAGCAGAGCCGGGTGAGCTCGGAGGACGAAGAGCGGTTCCGATTCGTCAAGGTGGTGCTGGGCAGCACGGAAGACGTGTGGACCAAGGAATTTGCGCGGGTCGGCCGGAAGTATGATCTGCCTGGCCTGCAGGTCTATCGCGGGAGGACTCAGACGGGATGCGGCACCGGCGGTGCGGAGATGGGGCCGTTCTATTGTCCGGCGGATCGCAAGGTGTACATCGACCTCAGCTTTTACGACGAGCTGGCGGAGACCTTCAATTCACCGGGAGACTTCGCCCAAGCCTATGTGATCGCGCATGAGGTGGGGCATCACGTGCAGAAGCTTTTGGGCACCTCGGACAAGGTGGCGGCGATGCGCGGGCAGCCGAAGTACAACGAGTATTCGGTCCGGCTCGAACTCCAGGCCGACTTCCTCGCCGGGGTATGGGCGAATCATTCGCAGCAAACGCTGAAGCTGGATCGCAGCGACATCGAAGAAGCCATGCGCGCCGCCAATGCAATCGGCGACGACGCGATCCAGAAGAAGACGCAGGGACGCGTGATCCCCCACTCCTTCACCCACGGCAGCTCGGAGCAGCGCACACGCTGGTTCAAGAAGGGACTGCTGAGCGGGAAGATCGAGGACGGCGACACCTTCTCGATGCCTTACGAGGACCTTTGATTGCACCTCGAATCAGGTATCCGGCGTCTTCGAAAATCAAGGGGTCAAAGCCAGCGAAGCCTTCCCCGTTTCCATGTCGAAGGGCACGGAGCTGTGGAGGTGGGTGGCCTGCCATTCACCATCGATCTTCTCGAAGCCGATGGAGGCGCGCCACCACATGCTGATCTCCTGACCGTCGGTCTTGGTGCCCGTGACGTGATTCAGGCTATGGCAGAAGCCGGCATCGCTGCTGGCGACGACCACTAGATCCTTCAACTCGTAGCCAATCTCACCGGTGAAGGAATCGAGCCATTGCTGCGCGCGCTGCTTCACGGCATCCGCGCCTTCGTAACGCAGCGGATCTATCACATCGAAGGCAAGCACCCCGGCGGCGTGATGGGTCACCATGGTATCCGCATCCTTCGCCCGGCAGGCGGCTACGCCTTCCTCCACGATCGAGCGCAGTTCCTCCGCCGCAGCCTTTGATGGATCATCCCCGCCGAAGAAGACATCCACGTGGCGGATCCGTCCGCCCTCGAGGCGGAAGAACTCGGTATTGCGGAAGC contains:
- the ypfJ gene encoding KPN_02809 family neutral zinc metallopeptidase, whose protein sequence is MEWKGNRESDNVDDARGRSAGGGGTRMGGGALGLLTFIGRTFGIKGVIAGVVLAFFLVKCGIIDLNTLLGGGAVGPAQQSRVSSEDEERFRFVKVVLGSTEDVWTKEFARVGRKYDLPGLQVYRGRTQTGCGTGGAEMGPFYCPADRKVYIDLSFYDELAETFNSPGDFAQAYVIAHEVGHHVQKLLGTSDKVAAMRGQPKYNEYSVRLELQADFLAGVWANHSQQTLKLDRSDIEEAMRAANAIGDDAIQKKTQGRVIPHSFTHGSSEQRTRWFKKGLLSGKIEDGDTFSMPYEDL
- a CDS encoding nuclear transport factor 2 family protein; protein product: MNAADIVRACFDAYDSRDRATMERLLADDFTFSSPLDDNISREKYFERCWPNESGKTERKILRVFAEGNEVFVTYECTRANGERFRNTEFFRLEGGRIRHVDVFFGGDDPSKAAAEELRSIVEEGVAACRAKDADTMVTHHAAGVLAFDVIDPLRYEGADAVKQRAQQWLDSFTGEIGYELKDLVVVASSDAGFCHSLNHVTGTKTDGQEISMWWRASIGFEKIDGEWQATHLHSSVPFDMETGKASLALTP